In the Lytechinus variegatus isolate NC3 chromosome 17, Lvar_3.0, whole genome shotgun sequence genome, GGTCTacctttttaataaataaacatttcaactcccccctctctccctctccttccctctctccctcactctctctctcacacacacacacataaagaGCATCAcaatcaaacatttttaaacAGCAACacaaattcatatttacatgCACTGCCTACTGGGTAATTCTAATAAAGGCATTACTGcatctttttaattcaaatagatAATGCACAATCACATTCAAAATGGCAAAAACTGTTGCATAGCAATATGCAATATAATTTCAAGCAATAGAAATTTAAAAGTAGACTAGTAGAGTATACTCCAAAATGTTCATACACATGTGAAAAATGCGGAATTCAGAGATACTGGTCAATGGAAATGGTATAAAACAttgaatgaaatcaaatatcTTACACACCATCAATAAATTATGAACAAagaatttcatattaaaaatacaGATCCCACTTCTACCCATAATGTCCAGACAGGGTGGAGAATTTGTATATTCAAATGTGATTCCCCCTTTTACAAAGGGAAACATAtattcattacaaaaaatatatatatacatctcaCTGGAAGGTCACTGAAAGAAACGTAGTTCGAACCGAAAGCAATCTAATGACCATCCAAgtgaaaagataaaataatatcCAAAATGGTTGTGGTAGAAAAAAGAATAACTGCCgagaaatttacaaaataagcATGGCATTAAAGCTGAGTGTTTGGTCTTTTGTTGAAGCAATAATGAGATACTGTCTAACAAGTACATATATGTATCAGTGTTGGGATCTTCagtatgattcttttttttttttttttgaagctcAGATTGCATTATTTGATAGAGTTATGTTCATACACTAAATGAATTGGGGCCATTGTTGGTCATGTATGTACACTGGTGTAAATCCTTGTATCACACCTCTTGTCCGGGGGGGGGATGGTCTATTGTTCCATCCTCCTGAACAATAGGCATGACGCAAAGATTTACAAATCTCAACAAATCTCCACATTTAATAAGTTATAAATCTAACAGTTTTAGAGATTTATAACTAATCATGACTGATGATTTCGAAAGTTTAATTTCGTTTTGAAATGCACAGGAATTTTAAgatgaaattgaactttcaaCATCATGCCTTTGTGTGAGGTCACACACATGACCCACTTcttttgacctctgaccttgaacCTACATATTAGAGACACGTAgtctatacattttttttagatttataacTAATTTAAGTCAAGATCTGTCATATATTTGGTCACACATGTGCCCAAGAATGGCACATTAAGATCTACATCCTACGATGATACCATTTtacattgatttgaatcattatTTGCTTCAAGTGCTTGTACTTAACTGCATGTCACACGATCCCTCTTCAAACAGCTCAATCTTTTGGAAATACATTTCAATTTGACTCTAGCTAGCAAACAGCCATTACCCAAAATACACATGAGAGCAATACAAGGATCAATTCCTTTACAATAaataatcttgatttttttttaataataatatgctatCTTTCATGTTCCATTGGTATCaatgaaatcattgattttccAACAGCTGTTGTGACCAAGATAAAACCAGCATTTGTGAAACTGGGCCCTTCAACTAAGTACCAATAAGCTAAAATAGAGAATATTGCAacataaatgatatttcattgtttaGTATTAATGAAAAGAACCGGGGAAAAATATGTCTCCAAAATCCATGAATGGCAACATTACAAATTGACAAATATTTCTGTACTCTGAATTCAGAAGTACTTGTATTTTTATGAACTACAACTGTACAGCACTCTTGGGTGGTTGTTTCACAAAAGATTTTACTGTGACTTTGTCATGCTTGAATGCTCACGCACCCATGATATATAACAcacaatcttattgattaatacaCAGTCACGCACGTCCTGATAATAAGATCGATGAGGTGACGCCTTATATAAATTGAAACATATAATACAACGCAAACGGAAATTAATATGGATCTCTAAGGCGGtgatgcaagaaaatatttgcaatcaatcacaaatattctgttgcaattttaccattgattgatcacttttaactttagcaaatcagattacactccttgtttcttggagcaaatttgcaattaattacaaAGCATATGCTTGCTTGATTTTGGAACGAATATAGGCttgaaattgattgcaagtttcttgcaacgccctatatgtcacacttaaatctttgtgaaacaacccccTGGAATGTGGgatgcatttcatgaaaaaaaataattttattattttcttatcatATTTTGCTCTGAGCAAATTGTACGCAAGGTTTCAATAGCATGTAACAAATAGTCACTTTAAAGACTCACcatttgcttcatgaaatagCCTTCCAAAATGTATGCCATATAATTTCAGAAAGCTGTTCATAAAGCCTGGCTCACACCACTGTGTTATGGGCTTGTGTTCAGCAGCGAGCCCCCATGTAACATTTCCACTGGTTCCATAACATTCACTCCTGAGACAATCACTCTCACTGAAAATGCACACATTTAGCCCAAGCATCAAACCTCGTACCTTTTCCTAAAAAAATCTTCACAGGACTCTGAAACCCAAACCAAGTGAGCTCTTTACCATCTCCTTATATGTGCAATGAAATTAGCGGAGGGGCATTTGTCATAGAAGCAATTGTTGCGATACCATTATTGGGGTGGAAATTACTTTTCAAAGCATCCTCAGACAGTTAATTTCATCCAGAGAACGGTGAAGATGCCGCCGTAGACCCAGAGCTGCCAGTACGCCCTCTGCTGTCCCTTGATCATGACGAATGGAACCATACACGCCGCAGTAAGAGCGATGGCCGGTAGTGTAGTCATCAGCCCCAGTCTTGACCTTCGACCTTCGCCCTCCAGACGACCCCTCTTCGCCGGATCCTCCGAGTAAAAGTCTGCTAGCATCCTGGAGGAGTGGGGAAAGCAGGAATAACATCCGAgtgaaaaaaaacagttttgaCCTGTGGCCTGTTTCACAGAGTTACAATTATACTAAAtttgccattattgtaactAGTGCTGTAGCTCGTTTCCTTCAACTCGGTTCGAACCCGGCTCGTAAATCTTATCAGAATCATAGCTCGACCCGGAGAGGCCCGGTAACCCGGTCCggctaaaattgatttatgtccATGCAAAAGTACAAAGTTTTGACCTACTTGACTCTTATCTGTGACCGACATCACCTTCTGACCTTGTTCTCAAAAGACGATACAAACCcccaaaatatttaattcaCTGTTTATATCATCCAGTAGTAATGTAGAGAGGGGATGGAGACGATACAAGGCCAAATTCGTCACATGCTTATCACCAGTGCAGTGGTCAACAGCACAGTCTGTGCACCGCTAGTGATTTACTACGAAACATGTGCtttgagatgattttttttgtgtgtgtgtgaaatcaAGAGGCAGACTACAAACCacattgtttattatgttatcattCTGGTGACCCAATTTTCAAACAGGCTCTCACAGTTTCTGTCTATCATAGAGCAGATTTTTTTCGGAGGGGTGGAGGTGGCAGAAAGAGTTAATTTCTGAGCgtatttcattcttcatatttgctttgaagcaatagaatattttactcaaactattttttgtgtatgatttatttttatctgtCTTATTCTTGCCTTCAGCTACCagtaataatattttcaataaaaatatttttaataaaaaaatgaatcaaaatacatttttatttcatattaaacttTGACAATCGGTCCAATACCATCCTACCCCTCCAATATCATCCTACCCCCATATCATCCATTTAGTCATCTCTCacgtttttttgtttttgtttttttgctcttgtacacataccccccccccttctctctctctcctggtAACGGCACCCTCCTCTACTCGTTCGTCTCGTCCACCCTCTTTAATGTATCCTTTAAATgggaattaaattgttttgcacCCACTCCCAGCTGAGCTATTATTTTCGGATCACCGACTTTGTGGAAAATGTCAACACAACAGGGTTTGGGGGGGAGGGCTTTTATGGTTAGCAGAAAAAATCTGGTATAAAAGATATCTCAATAAACCGGACAGATTATTTtaccaaaaaagagagaaatattctGCATGTCATCACAGTCATAAATATCAAAAGGAAAACTTCTTGAGTTATGACCATGCCTAATGGACCAACTGGCCTTTACTTGTAAACAAATTGGACATTCTCACCCAGTGAAACCATTACTCTTAGCCAATCACATGACCAGTCAGACGATATcaccagagatgccaagttcaaatatcagctatgcgtgagattttctgtgaatctgagtgagatcacagacattgtgtacaaatgtatggggataggctgtgataagttgcgtgagacagagatttgagggggtgacaaagagtccaaaatgcttgagtctcacgcataatgcatgAGGCTTGGTAGCTCTGTATCACATGGCAGGTACTGTACATGTGCGCCATTAGCCGGCTAGCTATATCATCTCGATCCCTCACACACAAGGCCATAACTCAGACAGGAGGTCCGATcatgatggggaaaaaatgaaataatgttggGATGGTTGGCCTTTGACCTGTCCCCTCGACCATCACACTAGGTGGATGGATTGCTTGTTAAAAATAGTTTCACTACTTTTATTGCGTTGACAAATGACACCTCAAATATTATCAAACAATCCGGGTTTATTTTCTGGGTTCGAGGGATTCAAAGTGAAACCCGACCCGTAAAGCTCCGAGCCGGTCAATGCCAACTCGGCGGGATTCAGCCCGGTAAACAATCCGAGCTACAGCACTAATTgtaacctccattgaaaccttgattgtgattggctgctgatttaataataataataataatggatatttagaggcgctaaaaacaaaaagtaccatagcgcgtacaatgtatgaataataattaaacaTTTGCAATAATTACTACAGTATTCAAGATAACAAGGGAAATTAATCATCGAGGAAAAATGTATGTCTTAAGGGAAGATTTTTGTTACCACGGTAACTGCCATAATAGCAAAGTTACAATGGTAGTAACTCTTTATTAAACAGGATCCTGGAATGGTCAATATAATTGATGCCCACTTTTGTAGTAATTTGCAGCAACTGTATACATTtttacaggtacatgtaggcaAAATGTTTCAAAAGTGATTACCATGAAAGCTCCACgaacaaaaaagtaaatgaaatatgactCTGATGAATGGATACTGGCATTGTACACACACTTTTAAAACGGACTCACAGTGATGTCCTCCAGcagaaaattatcaaaaatacaCACTATGAAATgttttctacaaaaaaatcaaatgaactattcATAAGGCGACTAGtctgcaattttcaacaccaaaTTTAATTTCAGCCAAGGAATACaagcatttcagtagcttataataATAGTTGGCGAAATTCACCAAATGGCTTCAAAAAGTTTCAGAGACCTCAAATACATACCTATCCTTAGTTTCAAAGACCCCATGTAACCATCTGTGGAATTCAACAATGTCTGACGGGGCAGTTTCCATGGCGATGCGACGCATGTGGATGTGGATCTGAGGACATTTCCCCATGAGAAAATCTgatatgagaaaataaaatgtgtGAAAATGGTGAAGGCCACAGTCTGCTTTTTACCAATCATCTTCAATATCCCAGCCATGGCTTAATTTCCCTCGGccttatccacattgtgctgcactcgacccaggtgaggtgaatgggtatctggtaggatttattccttgaacgcttcagctacagccggggtaataatgtgataccaagtatcaaagtgCAGTTGAGTATGCatatagtaactgcgctatataaatggacatattattatcattattactattattatcatcatcattattattaattattatcattattattatagtagtaaatgggtacccggtaggaataaatttcttgaatgcttgttgcgcccgatcagggtagccgtgctaaggCCGGGGTAgaagtatgcagcgcttagaaacatttgtattaagcgctatataaaaaattgcatattattattattatcattatcattatcgttatcattattattataattattattactatttttattattattacatgtactattattattattatcattatgatgattaatattattatcattatgacagAGGAATTATGAGTTTGAAGTGGTTGCTGCAAACCTGGCATTGAAGGCGCTTCTTTCCTTACAACAGTACGCTCTCCACGTTCGCCAGTGTTGGAGTAGGCTATCGTAACATCGTAGATAGCATCTGCGTAGTCGCGGAACCCCTCCACGCAGAGATGGGTGGCTCGGATCCGTGGCGAAAGGACGTGGTGTAACACTGGGAGACCTAAGGGTTGACATTGACAGAAATAGCGAGAAATCCTCAACCGGATGTTTCATAGGTTTATGTGCTAGATCACAAGCCCTGATAAATAATAGTAACAGTGTAAATCTTTTATCAAATACAAATACTCAGAAGCATTCTGCTATATTACCTCCGTTCTTTATCATTCATATGGTGTATGAAAATTGAACACTGCTGAAGATTAAGATCATGGACATATTACAAGATTTTGTCTTTTGATTTTCATAAGGAACCAGTGGTGGTGTTTAAAGAAGGTATTTAAAAGTTACCCATGATCTTATGTACACTGGCCTGGTGCTGCTAAAAGCAGCGTCAAAATTGCCCGCGCCATTCATTAACTCAGAATTTTATGACAAAGGCCGGATCAGTGAGTTACTGTGAGCTGTGAGTGGGGGGCATTCAAATATATTgttgtacacacgcgtgaccaagtaATTTCCAAGCACCCccaaaacaagtttttcgcaggttttatttacacattttggcccctaaacaagctGTCACCAAAATATTACCTCAGGAAAAAAGcttgggaaaaaaaaacataccctaaacacgtttggctagtttacaaaaaaaaagcttttgggAAATAACATATACCCTAAATACGTCTGACCCCGcagttgaaaaaaaaccttcttgaaaatcatgtttttgattCCCTTAACGAGTCCACGCGCAGAACGCGTCCAAATCTGAAGAAACACCCCTTTAACACACGTTTTTTGGTCacacgtgtgtacagcaatatagtTGGCTGGGGGGTGAACATGTCCTCTAAAGACATACTTCTTACCTTGCTTAAATGCAAATGCTTGACTGGTTTTGATGGCCTCGTCTTTTTCTGGCCTAAACCTGGTGCCTTCCGGGAAAACCACTAGCCATGactggaaaaaaagaaacaatttgaGTGCAATTAATGAGTCATAAATCCGAACTGTACTGAAAAGCACTGCTGCTAcacaataaattgaattgaaaatcacTGCAGCTGCACAACAGAATTCAATCAAATCTTAAAACTATTAAATGCATAAAAGTATCactaaaaaaacaatttttttcaatttaggTTATGAAATGAGAGACTAGATTGAAAGCTAGAAGCAAATTGGTTCCAGCAGAAATGGGACTGATaacatttttcacaaaagttaATAGAAATCAAATGAGCTTTTATCAAACCTGAACACTAAAACCATTTTACAA is a window encoding:
- the LOC121430665 gene encoding 1-acyl-sn-glycerol-3-phosphate acyltransferase epsilon-like isoform X3 — encoded protein: MFTAILHLNSLRYLVPAGMMMGCAPVYLRAYLGCHALNYVLPVRWYQAIEDTVWATYQRVVEFFFEHYTGVEVILYGDAEECLSKKENVVYLSNHQTTLDWVVTDMVASRAGCLGRIRYVLKDGLKYLPLYGYVFGLHGCIFVNRAKSRLAAPPSFTKVVKKLKHHRDNKIPSWLVVFPEGTRFRPEKDEAIKTSQAFAFKQGLPVLHHVLSPRIRATHLCVEGFRDYADAIYDVTIAYSNTGERGERTVVRKEAPSMPDFLMGKCPQIHIHMRRIAMETAPSDIVEFHRWLHGVFETKDRMLADFYSEDPAKRGRLEGEGRRSRLGLMTTLPAIALTAACMVPFVMIKGQQRAYWQLWVYGGIFTVLWMKLTV
- the LOC121430665 gene encoding 1-acyl-sn-glycerol-3-phosphate acyltransferase epsilon-like isoform X4, giving the protein MVASRAGCLGRIRYVLKDGLKYLPLYGYVFGLHGCIFVNRAKSRLAAPPSFTKVVKKLKHHRDNKIPSWLVVFPEGTRFRPEKDEAIKTSQAFAFKQGLPVLHHVLSPRIRATHLCVEGFRDYADAIYDVTIAYSNTGERGERTVVRKEAPSMPDFLMGKCPQIHIHMRRIAMETAPSDIVEFHRWLHGVFETKDRMLADFYSEDPAKRGRLEGEGRRSRLGLMTTLPAIALTAACMVPFVMIKGQQRAYWQLWVYGGIFTVLWMKLTV